The sequence below is a genomic window from Rudanella lutea DSM 19387.
TCTTCGTTGACCTTCGTGAAGGTGAAGCGGTACGTAATGTCGTCGCCGGGTGTGCTGGCGTTGTTTTTTACGTGAATCTCGTACCGGATATTCTCGCCAAATGTGTACCAGTTTGGCCCGCCATTGGGGTCTTCAAACGGGATGTAGTTGGCAATAAGCACAATGCGCTCCGCATTGGTTGGGCTTTTGAACGCGTAAACGTCGGTATTATCAGCCAGCGGGTCATTCGAAATAAGAGGGGCTTCGCGGTGACTCGACGCGAAGGCCTGGCTAAGTGGCAAGTAAGCAAGTACGGCCACCAGCAAGAGAAATAATCTGTTTTTCATGTGTGTACAGATGAATAGTGATCGTGCCTTACTGGCGTGCCTGAACTTTATAGTCGAAACCTCTCCAGGGCGTCTGCACGTAGGGGAACGTAGCCCGCAGGGTGGTGTCGTTTTTGGTGACACCCGCGTTGAAGGTCAGTACGTTGACCAGATTCTGCGTTACAGGGCTTGGGCTGGTGCCGGGTGTGAAGTCGTCGTACCACAAACCAACGGCGGCCAGTACCACCCCACCTACCGCTTGCAGCGAGATGGTCGTTACGTCGTCTTCCAGCCGGCGTCCGTTGGGGAAACCGTCCATGTTCGGAATAAACTGGAGATTCGGGTTGGTGTACATCGGATCGGTCAGACCCAGTACGGCTGCCTGCACCAGACCCAACGAGCTGAACTTAGGATCGTTGCGTGGGGTAGCGGGTACGGCCATGTTGAGCCGGAGCATGTCGCCCAGCGTGGGCAGGAAGTTGTGGATGAACGGCTTACCACTGGCGAGTGGGTTGCCGTTTTTACCGGTTGCGAGCTGGTAGGGACGCAGGTTAGGTACACCCGTGTAGAAGATGGGCAGCAGGTCGACCGCGCGGGGGCTGGCCGCATCGGGCAGCAGCAGACCACCAAATGCCGACTCGGCCAAAGCCGTGCCGTTGAGGGCGGCATTGCCTTTCAGACCGAACAGACCCGGCCGATCATTGCGGAAATCGAATGAGCCAAGTGACTTCGACTGAATCCGCAGACCCCGGAGCGATGGTACTGCACCACCAAACTTCGCGTCGTCCATGTAGAGAGCCAGTTCGGGGTTGGTGAAATACTTGGCAAACTGGAGGTCGTTGCCATTGTAAGGCGTCAGGGCATTCCAGCGGTCTTTCATGCCTACCGGAATCACAGCTTCGTTGGTCAGCGGCATGCCCAGACGTGATACCTGAATCCAGTCGCCATCAACGCCTACATCGCCCCCTTCAAACAGGGTGCGGATCATCCGGCGGCTCGACGAAGCCCACACACCGATCACAAAATCGGGGTCGAGGATGTTGCTGGCCTGATTGACCGACTTGCCGTCTTTCTGCAACATATTGACCGGAATTTTGAGGGCAATGGTGTGGCAGTTGTAGCGAGCTACGGCGTCTTTGGGCTTGTTGACCCCGTTACCATCCGGCCGGAAGTTACCCAGGTCGAATGCGCCTGCCAGGTCTACGAAGAACGGGTCATCGGCGGGGCCGCAGAATACCTGCTCACCCGTGGTAGCCCGCAGAATAGCCTCCTGGCGCAGGGTCTCGTACGGTTTGCCCAGACCTACGGTGCCATTCTCGATAGAGCGGGGCCCGATGTTGTAAGCCGGCACAATGCCGTTCATCACGATAGTCTGGAACGTACGGCCACCGTCGGTGCTTTTCTCGCAACGATAGGTCGTTTTGAGGTTCTGCTTACCCAACCGGATGTTGAAAAACGTGGTGGGGTCTTCGTTGACCTTCGTGAAGGTGAAACGGTACGTAATGTCGTCGCCCGGTGTGTTGGGGTTGTTTTTTACGTGAATCTCGTACCGGATGTTCTCACCGAAGTTGTAATAGTTTGGGCCACCTTCGGGCGACTCAAACGGGATGTAATTGGCAATAATTGTGATCGTATTCGGATCATCGGGACTTTTAAACGCGTACACGTCGGTGTTGTCGGCCAACGGGTCGTTTGAGATGAGGGGAGCTTCGCGGTGGCTGGAGGCATAGCCGCTAACGCCCATCAGTAGTAAGGCACAACTGAGAATAAATCTTCTCAACTGTCCCAGTCGCGTGGGAGAGATACGCATACTGTTTAGGTGTTTACGTGTTGAACATGACTGGTGGTTCTGGGTCAGAACCGCCATACATACTCCCAAACCGGGTATCTCAGATGTTGCCCACTCAATAAAAATTTAATTTTTACCTAATATTTTGTAATAAATCACGAAAAAGTATCGGGGGGTATATTTAAAGAGCGAAAGAGAGAAAGAGTGAAAGGGCGAAAGAGTGGGGGCATCTCCTCAGGGGGCAGCAGCTTGGTTACCTATTTCGCTCTTTGCCGTCCACGGCCCGCACTCATTCACTCATTCGCTCTTTCACTCTTTCTCTCATTCACTCTTTCTCTCATTCGCTCTTTCACTCTTTATCAAACTTCGGCGTCTTGCTGCTCGTTTTTACGTAGTTGCCGCTGACAGAGGCTCCGTTGCCGAAGCCGCAATCGTAGTCTTCACCTACGTAGGCGATGCTGGCTCCACCCTCAAAAAAGGTGATCTTGAGCGTGCATTTGCCGAATTCGGTACTCTTGTAAACTGCCTGATTGGCCCGCAGTTTGAGCGTGGTTTTGTCGATCATGGCCATGTTGTAGGAGGGGGCTCCCCGGTTAGCATCCATCGAAACGACAAGCTTGTCGGTACCCAGTTGCTGTACCAGCAGTTGACCCACCGGGGCTCCTTCGTTCTTCCCGAAATTGTAGCTGTATGTACCCGTCAAACTGGTAGCCGATGGGGCCGGGGCCGGGCGGGTGCTTGTCTGCGTCAGTGAAAAGGAGAGTTCTTTGCCGTTCTCTTTGGCCGGAAACCAGCTACCCAAATACCCTTTGGCCGATGCTTTTCCGTTGAAAATACCCGTGACAGTGGCTTTCGGGTCAAACTCATGCAGCAGAATATCGCTGCCGTCGACCGTTCCGACGACCCGAATCGGGATGCCCGACCGCTTGTAAATCAGCGTACCGTGGGCCAGGTTATCGTACGTGGTGAGGGTGAGCGAAACCGGGTAACGGTCGTTTACGCTGCCTTCGTAGGTGCGGAGGGTTCGGGTAGGGGTTGTCTGAGCCTGTGCCGAGAGCGATAGCAGGCTGAGTAAAGCAAACAAATAGCGCATGGTGGTTGTGATTTTGTCGGCAATTTACGGGTAGGTGTACCCCAAATGCCAACGCAAACCCCATTTTTGCGCGCATCGGGCGAAAATTGTCTTGTGCGTTGCACACCCGGCGTATCCTGATTTTAACTTGCCGTATGATTGCTGTACTCCAACGCGTGTCCGAAGCTTCCGTAACCATCGACGGGGCTGTAAAAGGGCAGATCAACACCGGATTTCTGATCCTGCTGGGCATTACCCATACCGACACCGACGAAGACGTGGTGTGGCTGAGCAAAAAGATTGTCGGGATGCGGATTTTCAACGACGAAGCGGGCAAAATGAACCTCGACCTCGCGGCCGTGGGCGGCAGTATCCTGCTCATCAGTCAGTTTACGCTGCACGCCAGCACCAAAAAAGGCAACCGGCCGAGCTTTATCGAAGCGGCCCGACCCGACGTGGCCATCCCGCTCTACGAACGCATGATTGCCCAGCTCTCGGCCGACCTTGGCCACCCCGTACAAACGGGCGAGTTTGGGGCCGATATGAAGGTGGCTCTGCTCAACGATGGCCCCGTGACGATCATCATCGACTCGAAAAACCGGCAATGAACACGCCCCGCCTGACCCTGGCCGATATACAGGCGGCCGAGCCCCGCATCGACCCCGTTTTCCGGCAGTCGCCCCAGTACATTTGCGAACCGCTGAGCGAGTTGCTGGGCTGCGAGCTGACGCTCAAGGTCGAGACCCAGAACCCGATTCGCTCGTTCAAAGGGCGGGGTGCCGATTGGCTCATGCAAGGGCACGCAACCGGGCGGGTGGTGTGCGCCAGTGCGGGCAATTTCGGGCAGGCCATGGCCTACACGGCCCGCAAGCGCCAGATTCCCCTCACGGTGTATGCCGGGCTGACGGCCAACCCGCTCAAGGTGAGCCGGATGCGGACGCTCGGTGCGGAGGTAATTCTGCACGGAGATGACTTCGATGCTGCCAAAGCCGAGGCCCGGCGCGTAGCCCAACGTACCGGCGACCGGTTTGTGGAGGACGGCCTCGATCTCGAAACCCTCGTGGGGGCGGGCACCATCGGCACCGAACTGGCCCGGTTGCCGTACAATCTCGATACGTTGCTCGTGCCTCTTGGTAACGGCGCGTTGATCAACGGCATCGGCACGGCTCTGAAGGCGCTTCGGCCCAACACATCCATCGTGGCGGTTCAGGCCGAAGGGGCCCCGGCCATGCTGGAGTCGTGGTGGCAGAAACGGTTGGTTGCTCACGACCACATCCAGACCATTGCCGACGGTATCGGGGTGCGCGTGCCGGTACCGCAGGCCCTCGCCGACATGGAAGCGACTGTGGACGAGGGCTTGCTGGTGACCGAAGCGGGTATCCTGAAGGCCATGCAGTTGTTGCATCGGCACGCGGGGCTGGTGGTTGAGCCGTCGGGCGCGGTGGGCGTGGCGGCCCTTCTCGAACACCCCGACCGGTTTCGGGGCAGGCATGTCGGGACGGTGATCTGCGGGGGTAATCTGACCGACGTACAAATTCGGGACTGGCTTTTTGATTGATAAGTCTGATTCTGAAATTAAACCATAACGGGATATTATCTGCCTGATAACTCCCGTAAACCGATACCGAAAAATGGTGAAAACACTTGCTGATTTATTGCTTCTGGGCGATCCGCGCCTGTACGAAACCTGTGCGCCCGTGGAGCGCGACGAACTGCCGCTGGTGGCGGGTTGGGTGGCCGATCTGCATAACGTGATGGAAGAGATCCGGGCAAAATACAATTTTGGTCGGGCCATAGCCGCCCCTCAGTTGGGCATTATGAAGCGGCTGATCTACATGAACGTAGCCCCGCCGGTTGGTCGTGGGCCGGTGGTGTTTATCAACCCCGTCCTCGAAAACCTAAGCGACGAGCAGTTCGAGTTGTGGGACGATTGTATGAGTTTTCCGCATTTGCTGGTGCGGGTCAAGCGGCATAAGTCGCTCACGATCCGGTACCTCGATGAGCATTGGCAACCCCAAACCTGGGACCTTACCGACGACTTTTCGGAGCTGCTTCAGCACGAATACGATCACCTCGATGGGATTCTCTGCACCATGCGCGCCATTGATGCCAAGTCTTTCCGCTGGCGATAGGAAGGATTTAAAGAGTGAAAGAGTGAATGAGCGAAAGAGTGCCCACCTTCAAACACTATTCCGCTCTTTCGCTCATTCACTCATTCACTCTTTCACTCATTTGCTCTTTCCACCATGCGTCACGTAGCCATTCTGTTATTCAACGAAATTGAAGTGCTCGACTTTGCCGGGCCGTTTGAAGTGTTCGGCGTAACGGGCCGTCAATCAGGCCAAACGCGTTTTTCGGAGCCACCTTTTCGGGTGTTTACCGTAGCCGAGCGCGGTCCGGTGTACGCCCGTAATGGGCTCTGCATTACGCCCACGTATCTGCTCGACGACCATCCGCAGGCCGATGTCCTCGTGGTTCCGGGCGGGGGCGGGATTCACCCCGACGGCACGCGCTACGGCACCCGGCGCGAAATGCATAACCCGACGATTCTGGCCTGGGTGAAACGGCAGGCCGAACGGGCCGAGCTGGTGCTGTCGGTTTGTACAGGTTCGTTTATTCTCGGTAAAGCCGGATTGCTCGACGGGCTGGCTGCGACTACGCATTACAAAGCGATAGAGGGTATGCGCGAAGCCGCGCCAAACACCGAGCTGCGCCCCACCGAGCGCTGGGTCGATAACGGGAAGATTATCACCTCGGCGGGAATATCAGCCGGTATCGACGCATCGCTCTATGTAGTAAGCAAACTGTTCGGCCATACGGAGTCAGTCGAAACAGCGCGGTACATGCAGTACGATTACTGGCAATGATTCCGGGCGAATCAGTTAGCCCACGGCATCCGCTTCGTGCCGAGATTGGCCCAGTGCGGATGCCGTTTAATCGACCGTGCCAAAGCCAACCTTGCCCTGGCCACCCTGAAAGCCATACCCACCAATAATAAACGTGCCATTGCTAATGCTGACTGAAATGCCGTTGAACGTATTGGTTGGACTGTTGTCATTGACTCTTCGTAACTGACGCCACGTAGTGCCTGATCGGACAAAAATGTAAGCGGCCCCCTGATACGCGTTAATGCCGTAGGCCCCAATAAGTGCATAATCGCCATCGATGGAGACGCTGCTCCCAAAAAGATCATCAGCGATCCCATCGATGGCCGTCAGCTTAGCTTGCTGAGTCCAGTTACTGCCTGATCGGATAAAAATGTACGCGGCCCCCTGATCTCGTTTACTATTAACATCGTTGCCCATTGCTCCAACTACACAATAATCGCCCGTAATAGCCACCTGTATACCAAAGTTGTCATTACCTGCCCCATCGTTTGCGATCAGTTTAGTTTGTAGGGACCAAGCGGTGCCTGACCGTGTAAAGATGTAGGCTCCGCCCTGGTATTCGCTGGTGCCAATTTCACTAAGAGGAGCGCCTATTATGCTATAATCGCCCATTATGGATACACAGCTGCCAAAATAATCGTTTGATGTTCCGTCGCTCGCGGTCAGTTTGGTTTGTTGGGTCCAGGAGGTTCCTGAACGCACAAAGATGTACGCTGATCCTTGGTCAGTGTTTGGGCCAATATCGTCCAAGTGCGCTCCGATAGTGACGTAATCGCCCGATATGGCAACACTAGTACCAAACTGATCGTTTGAGGCTCCGTCGCTAGCCGTCAGTTTGGCCTGCTGAGTCCATGTGGTACCAGACCGAACGAAAACGTAGGCGGCCCCTTGGTCGGTGTTGGCGTCTATATCGTCTGTTCGTGCTCCAACAATAACATAGTTACCCGAAATGGCCACGCTGACCCCGAACAGATCGTTTGAGGCTCCGTCGCTGGCCGTCAGTTTAGCTTGTTGTACCCAGTTGTTTCCTGATCGAATAAAGACATAGGCTGATCCTTGATTGACGTGTGTCACGTCGTCGTAAGCCGCGCCAATGATCGCGTAATCACCCTCAATAGCCACACTGAACCCAAAAAGGTCGCCCCGTGCTCCGTCATTTGCCAGACGATCAATGGGAGCGAGGTTGGTGTTGCTTGTAGTGGCCAGCGGAACCCAGTTTTGGCCATCGTGGAGGTAGAGGGTACCCTTGTCAAGGTCGAAGACCAGTGCCCCTGTTTGTGGGTTTACGATGGCCAGCCGTTGGGTAGTGGTGAGCCGGGGTGGGTAAAAGGCTTTGTCGTTGGTGGGGCTTTTGAGATCAAGCGCGGCCGAAGAGTGCGGCTGTCCACCTATGCCAATCTGGGCATGAGAGGTGAGGACCAGACACAGCAGTAAGCCGGTCAGGCAAGAGTATAAGTACGTCATGTGAAGGTGGTTAAAGAGAACGAATGTAGTATTTGAAGTAGAGCAAAAGCAGTAAAACGAATATTCGTATGTGTTCTATTTGCTTTGTTTTGTTAACCTTACAATAGGCTAAATACTATCTGAATGGATTAGTCTAGTCAATCGTGCCAAAGCCAACCTTGCTCTGATTATTCTGAAAGCCATACGCACCAATAATGAATACACCGTTGCTAATGCTCACTGAGTACCCATTAAAAGTTAGAGCAGAGGTGTTGTCGACTATCTTACGGACCTGATTCCAACTGGTGCCTGACCGTACAAATAGATACGCTGAACCTTGATATGTATTCATACCGAAAGCACCGATTAGAGCGTAATCACCCGAAATGCCTACGCTTCCACCGAAAAGATCGGAGACAGCTCCACCGGTAACAGCGGTTAGTTTAGCCTGTTGCGCCCAACTGCCCCCCGACCTGACAAAGACGTAGGCCGACCCCTGATCGCGATTGCTGTTGATATCGTCGGTATAGGCACCAATCACCGCATAATCGCCCGAAATGGCCACGCTGTATCCAAAGTTATCAGCCAAATCGCCATCGCCTGCGGTGAGTTTAACCTGCTGCGTCCAGGTGGTGCCCGACCGAACAAAGACGTAGGCCGATCCCTGATCGGTATTGGCGTTAATGTCATCGAAGTTTGCTCCGACGATGGCGTAATCACCTGATATGGCTGCGCTCGAGCCAAATTGGTCGTTGGCGGCTCCGTCGCTTGCGGTGAGTTTGGCTTGTTGGGTCCAGGTTGCCCCCGAGCGTATAAAAATGTACGCGGAGCCCGCATCGGCATTAGCCTCAATATCGTCGCTAGGGGCGCTCACAAGAACATAATCACCCGAAATTGCAACGGCGTGGCCAAACTTGTCGTCGGTGGTTCCGTCGCCCGCGGTCAGTTTGGCCTGCTGTGTCCAGGTGGTGCCCGATCGAACGAAAACATAGACTGATCCCTGGTCGATGTTGGCCCCAATATCGTCTGATCGCGCTCCGACGATGGCATAGTCACCCGCAATGGCTACACTAACCCCAAAAACGTCTCCAGCGGCTCCGTCGTTTGCGGTGAGTTTGGCTTGTTGAATCCACGTACTTCCCGACCGTACAAAGATGTACGCTGCTCCCTGATTGACGTTGGAGCCAATATCGGCGCCACTGGCCCCGACAATGGCGTAGTCGCCCGATAGCATCACCCTGACCCCAAAGACATCCCCCTTGGCCCCGTCGCTTGCCAGGCGATCAATGGGAGCGAGGTTGTTGTTGCTCGTGGTTGCCAGCGGAAGCCAGTTTTGGCCATCGTGGAGGTAAAGGGTGCCTTTGTCAAGGTCGAAGACCAGTGCCCCAATCTGTGGGTTTGTGATGGCCAGTCGTTGGGCGGTAGTGAGCCGGGGCGGATAAAAAGCTTTGTCGTTGGCGGGGCTTTTGAGATCGAGTACGGCTGAGGAGTGTGGCTGCCCCCCCATACCGATCTGGGCACGGGCGCTAAGGGCCAGACACAGCAGTAAGCCGGTCAGGCAAGAGTATAAGTACGTCATGTGAAGGTGGTTAGTAAAGAGAGCGAATTTAACCGCTGGCGTACAACAAATGCAGGCAACTGTACATTCGTTTGTAGTTTATTTGTCTCAATATACTAACCTAAAAATCAGATACATGCTATCTGAATGGTGCATTTTGGCGCAGTTAATTTAATCAATCGTGCCAAAGCCAACCTTACCCTGACTGAACTTGAAACCCGGTCCACCGATGATAAAGGTGCCGTTGGAAAGCCCGACCGATTTGCCATTGGATGTGCCGGATGCACTAAAGTCGGTTACCGTTCGAACCTGGCTCCAGAGCGTGCCTGATCGGACAAAAAGGGTGGCTGAACCCTGAAAAACATTGTCTCCACTGGCTCCAATAAGGGCATAGTTACCCGATAGTGCCACGCTGGTGCCCAGGAAGTCGCCAACGGCGGGGTCGCTTTTGGTCAATTTGACTTGCTGGGCCCAACTGCTTCCCGACCGGATAAATACATAGGCCGCTCCTGCATCGTTAACGCTCCCCGGACTACTGTAGTTGGCCCCCACGACAGCATAATCGCCCGTAGTGGCTACGCTGATGCCAAAGGCGTCGCCTGTTGTGCCATCGTTTGCTACCAGTTTAGCTTGCTCCACATAGGTGCTCCCCGATCGAAAGAAAACGTAAGCGGCTCCCTGAGTGGCACTACTCGGGCCACCTCCGTTCGAAGCCCCGGCCAGCATGTAGGCGTTCGATATAGCAACACTGGTACCGAAAAAGTCGTTGGCCGTTCCATCGCCTGCCAGCAATTTGGCTTGCTGGTTCCAGCTCGTATTCGACCGCATAAAAACGTAGGCAGAGCCCTGATCGACGTTGCTGCCAATGTCGTCTCCGCGGGCTCCAATCATGGCGTAGCTGCCCGAAATAGACACGCTATAGCCAAAGTTATCGCTTGCCGCCCCGTCCGACGCCGTCAGTTTGGCCTGCTGAATCCAGCTATCGCCTGAGCGCATAAAGATATACGCTGAGCCCTGCCCGTTGTTGCTGCCGATGGCGTCGTTATTGGCTCCTACAACGGCATAATCGCCCGAAATGGCCACGCTATAGCCGAACTGATCGCTCGCGGCCCCATCCGACGCCGTCAGTTTCGCTTGCTGAGTCCAGCTATTGCCCGACCTGATAAAAATGTAAGCCGCCCCCTGGGTCAGATTGCTGCTAACCGGGCTGTTAGGGGCTCCCACAATGGCGTAATCGCCTGAAATGGCTACACTGGTGCCGAACCCAGCGTATTCGGTCCCGTCGCTCGCCGTGCGGTCGATCGGTGGTAAATAATTGGGGGAGGTGGGGGCCAGCGGAACCCAGTTTTGCCCGTCGTGGTAATAGAAAGCACCTTTGTCGAGGTCGAACACGAAGGCCCCTGCCTGCGGGTTCACGATCGCCAGTCGTTGGGCGGTGGTGAGCCGGGGCGGGTAAAAGGCCCGGTCGTTGGCGGGGCTTTTGAGATCGAGTACGGCCGAGGAGTGCGGTTGGCCCCCCATGCCGATTTGGGCGTGGGTAGCAAGTGGCAGAGCCAGAAGGAAGGAGAGAAGAGTGAAGAGGTTTTTCATGGGTTTTCAGTCAATGGTACCAAAGCTAACCTTGCCCTGTGCGCTTCGAAAATTCGATGCCCCGATGATGAACGTGCCGTTGGAGAGGCTCACCGAAATTCCGTTAAAGGTGTTGCTCGGGCTGGAATCGGTCACTTTTCGAACTCGGCTCCAGGTCGTTCCCGACCGTACAAAAAGGGTGGATGTCCCCTGAAACGTATTTTCGCCATACGCGCTGACGAGGGCGTAATTACCCGAGAGAGCCACGCTGAATCCGAAGAGGTGGCCACTGGCGGGGTTACTGTTAGTCAGTTTGGCTTGCTGCGTCCATGTACTTCCCGACCGGATAAATACATAAGCTGATCCAGCTTCGGTAAGTCCACCTGGGTCATCATAATATGCCCCAACCAGAGCGTAATCGCCCGCGAGGGCGACACTGACGCCAAATTGATCGTCGGCTGTTCCGTCGCTGGCAGTTAGTTTGGCTTGTTGGCTCCAGGTCGTACCCGACCTTAGGAAAACGTACGCAGCTCCCTGGCTTGGGCTGCTCGCACCACCTCCATACGGGGCTCCCACCACGATGTACGTGCCCGATATGGCCACGCTGGTGCCAAAAAAGTCGTTGATGGCACCGTCGCCCGCGGTGAGTTTGGCTTGCTGGCTCCAGGTCGTACCCGAGCGCACGAAAACGTAGGCTGAACCCTGATTGGTATTGCTGCCATTGTCATCGGCAGAGGCTCCGATAACCGCATAATCACCAGCTATGGAGACGCTGAAACCAAACTCATCGTTTGGGGCTCCGTCGGTTGCGGTGAGTTTAGCTTGTTGTATCCATTCATCGCCCGACCGCATGAAGACATAATCCGAGCCCTGTCCGCTATTGATCCCGACGTTATCGGAATAGGCTCCGACAAGGGCATAGTCGCCCGCAATAGCCACGCTGTAGCCAAAATAGTCGTTTGTGGCACCATCGCTTGCCACCAGTTTGGCTTGCTGCACCCAGCTATTGCCTGTCCGAACAAAGATGTAGGCCGAACCCTGATCGATTGTGCTCCCAACATCGTCGCCCAAAGCCCCGACGATAGCGTAATCGCCCGAAATAGCCACACTAAGGCCAAACTGGTCGTTGGCGGCTCCGTCGCTCGCGGTGCGGTCAATGGGCGGTAGCTGCCCCGAGGTAGTAGGAGCCAGTGGAAACCAGTTTTGTCCGTCGTGCAGGTACAGCGTGCCTTTGTCCAGATCATACACCAAAGCACCGGCTTGCGGGTTGGGTACTGCCAGGCGCTGGGCGGTGGTGAGCCGGGTGGGATAAAACACCTTGTCGTTGGCGGGGCTTTTGAGGTCGAGTGCGGCCGAGGGGTGCGGCTGGCCCCCCAAGCCGATCTGGGCGTGGGTGTAGAACGGTAGAGCCAGCCACAGAAAGGAGAGGAATAAGAAGATATGCTTCATGCTCAGTAGGTTGATTGTGCAGAACGAAGGTACTCATTCTGAAAGCTGGGTTGGTGGGCGAGTTACTAAAAGGTTATGCCTCAGCGGCCTGCCCAGCAATGATAGGCCGGGTAGTTGAAGTGCACCTGTCTACCGAAATGACCTTGTTTAGCCGTTCCAGTCTCACTCCGAAGCGGCTCGGTTCCGGCCGGTAAATCCGAGTTTTTTTACGCCACACAATCGCTTCGGTTGTGGCTCGTTTAGCAGAAAACAGTACTTTTACTAAAACCTCCGTCCGTTATTACCCCCTTGCAGGAGTAAGCGTACTACCTCGAATGGATTTTTTACCACCTGATTTAACGGCTTATGCCGACGCCCATACCTCGCCCGAAAGCGAGTTGCTTCGTCGGCTCAATCGCCAAACCCATGCCAAGGTACTGCATCCCCGTATGTTGTCGGGGCATTTTCAGGGGCGCATGTTGTCGTTGTTTGCCCACATGATGCGCCCCCGCCGGATTCTCGAAATCGGTACCTATACCGGTTACTCGGCCCTGTGTCTGGCTGAGGGCCTGACCGACGATGGTCGCCTGATTACCATCGAGAAAAACGAAGAGCTGGAAGACATGATCCGCGATTTCTGGCGGGAGTCGCCCTTAGCCGACAAAATCGACCTGCTCATTGGCAATGCCGCCGACCTGATTCCCTCCCTGACCGATACGTTTGATCTGGTGTTTATTGATGCTGATAAAATAGGCTACTCGGTGTACCTTGATCTGGTAATAGACAAGGTACGGCCAGGCGGTATCATCATGGCCGACAACGTGTTGTGGAG
It includes:
- a CDS encoding FG-GAP repeat protein, producing the protein MKHIFLFLSFLWLALPFYTHAQIGLGGQPHPSAALDLKSPANDKVFYPTRLTTAQRLAVPNPQAGALVYDLDKGTLYLHDGQNWFPLAPTTSGQLPPIDRTASDGAANDQFGLSVAISGDYAIVGALGDDVGSTIDQGSAYIFVRTGNSWVQQAKLVASDGATNDYFGYSVAIAGDYALVGAYSDNVGINSGQGSDYVFMRSGDEWIQQAKLTATDGAPNDEFGFSVSIAGDYAVIGASADDNGSNTNQGSAYVFVRSGTTWSQQAKLTAGDGAINDFFGTSVAISGTYIVVGAPYGGGASSPSQGAAYVFLRSGTTWSQQAKLTASDGTADDQFGVSVALAGDYALVGAYYDDPGGLTEAGSAYVFIRSGSTWTQQAKLTNSNPASGHLFGFSVALSGNYALVSAYGENTFQGTSTLFVRSGTTWSRVRKVTDSSPSNTFNGISVSLSNGTFIIGASNFRSAQGKVSFGTID
- a CDS encoding O-methyltransferase → MDFLPPDLTAYADAHTSPESELLRRLNRQTHAKVLHPRMLSGHFQGRMLSLFAHMMRPRRILEIGTYTGYSALCLAEGLTDDGRLITIEKNEELEDMIRDFWRESPLADKIDLLIGNAADLIPSLTDTFDLVFIDADKIGYSVYLDLVIDKVRPGGIIMADNVLWSGKVVQPVKPSDKDTLAVMAFNQKVQDDPRVENVLLPVRDGVMMMMKK